One window from the genome of [Mycobacterium] stephanolepidis encodes:
- a CDS encoding DNA cytosine methyltransferase, which translates to MRQPSIGSLCSGAGGLDLAVEHVTGGRTIWHAEYDDDAAKVLGTRWPGVPNHRDITAIDWTRVEPADIVCAGYPCQPFSAAGERKGTDDERHLWPYVAQAIRILRPGLVVLENVAGHRSLGFDSVLADLAEMRYVGSWCSLRASDVGATHRRERLFITAHPYDAARDGQWSRQGPRVGTQGSTESPDRLELLPTPQSRDSRGAANPPGRVRDGRLRTVTDDALPDAVIRNLLPTPRRSDGDGGPNPLTRAERMDDVETRVIRLGGRWGKYAPAIERWESLTRPAPDPTQLSRNGKHRLAPAFSEWMMGWPLGWVTAVPISRSAMLRIIGNGVVPQQAVAALYWLLSVSEVAA; encoded by the coding sequence ATGAGGCAGCCGTCGATCGGTTCATTGTGCTCGGGTGCCGGTGGTCTGGACCTCGCTGTCGAGCACGTTACGGGTGGCCGCACGATCTGGCATGCCGAGTACGACGACGACGCGGCCAAGGTGCTCGGAACCCGCTGGCCGGGCGTGCCGAATCACCGCGATATCACCGCGATCGACTGGACGCGTGTCGAGCCCGCCGACATCGTGTGCGCCGGGTACCCGTGCCAGCCATTCAGCGCGGCGGGCGAACGTAAAGGAACTGACGATGAGCGACACCTCTGGCCCTATGTCGCGCAGGCAATTCGCATACTACGACCCGGACTTGTCGTCCTGGAGAATGTGGCCGGACACCGGTCTCTGGGGTTCGATTCCGTACTCGCAGACCTGGCCGAAATGCGGTACGTGGGATCTTGGTGCAGCCTACGAGCTTCCGATGTCGGCGCCACCCACCGCCGTGAACGCCTCTTCATTACTGCCCACCCCTACGACGCAGCCCGAGACGGGCAATGGTCACGCCAGGGACCTCGGGTCGGAACTCAAGGATCTACCGAATCGCCTGACCGACTAGAGCTGCTACCGACTCCGCAGAGTCGAGATTCCAGGGGCGCGGCGAATCCACCCGGGCGCGTCCGCGACGGGCGCCTGCGGACGGTAACCGATGATGCGCTACCAGACGCTGTCATTCGCAACCTACTTCCCACGCCCAGAAGGTCCGACGGCGACGGAGGCCCCAACCCGCTCACACGCGCCGAACGCATGGACGACGTCGAAACACGCGTTATCCGCCTCGGCGGCCGATGGGGAAAGTACGCGCCCGCAATCGAACGATGGGAATCGCTCACCCGACCAGCCCCGGATCCAACACAGCTGAGTCGCAACGGGAAACATCGCCTAGCACCAGCGTTCTCCGAGTGGATGATGGGCTGGCCGCTCGGATGGGTTACCGCCGTGCCTATCTCACGCAGTGCCATGCTGCGCATCATCGGCAACGGCGTCGTGCCACAGCAGGCAGTTGCGGCACTGTACTGGCTGCTCAGCGTTTCCGAGGTAGCCGCATGA
- a CDS encoding DUF7736 domain-containing protein translates to MTNTEPREFPLGVVVTLTVGNPDRTFCLLSQVYDVLGYMLGYVPLVSEMAPAFEACKTAVREQHPQLADAIDPGKTPAFGTLAVDTEILQWLSNLAREHGEMFTLTPLPAPALPDELPPQPVAEPLVAES, encoded by the coding sequence ATGACCAACACCGAACCGCGCGAGTTCCCGCTCGGCGTCGTCGTCACCCTCACCGTCGGCAACCCAGACCGAACCTTCTGCCTGCTATCCCAGGTCTACGACGTACTGGGCTACATGCTCGGCTACGTGCCGCTCGTATCCGAGATGGCTCCAGCCTTCGAAGCATGCAAAACCGCGGTCCGGGAACAGCATCCGCAGCTGGCTGACGCCATCGATCCCGGCAAGACGCCAGCGTTCGGGACGCTGGCTGTGGACACCGAAATCCTGCAGTGGTTGAGCAATCTGGCGCGTGAACACGGCGAAATGTTCACACTGACACCGCTGCCGGCGCCCGCGTTGCCTGATGAGTTGCCGCCGCAGCCCGTGGCTGAACCGTTGGTCGCCGAGTCATGA
- a CDS encoding recombinase RecT gives MTETTTKTAAADTAEIWPDPAAQPAGELAVPSSLGTELAIHTGQARFSEAQRAALRQLGIEDATDGDLDVYFHVCQTTGLDPFRKEIYMIGRNSKVTEWIDTGEGGRRKVERFVTKYTIQTGIDGFRRKVREYAHRNGDTLAVEGPFYCGDDGQWREVWPGSTPPVAAKYIVFRNGEPFTAVAHFDEFVQTNNVYEGSGQGRRVVGQEPNSMWAKMPRNQIGKCAEAAACRRAYPNEFAGLILTDAAQPTVIDGEVVEERQAPPQRAKGAQRLRERAAEAAAEQSAQATETAGELSADAREKWLKAMFAALNKAECTDRDEQLIVIGGILGRTELFEHRDAMTDQELRTIVNALNQWAKAGTLEHQITEYVNAWSLRETAADEAANSDAEPDGEQGELGLESDQS, from the coding sequence ATGACCGAAACCACCACGAAAACCGCAGCCGCCGACACCGCCGAGATCTGGCCCGACCCGGCTGCACAGCCCGCCGGCGAACTAGCCGTCCCGTCGTCACTAGGCACAGAACTGGCAATCCACACCGGGCAGGCCCGATTCAGTGAGGCGCAGCGAGCAGCTCTGCGACAGCTCGGTATCGAGGACGCCACAGACGGTGACCTCGACGTGTATTTCCACGTGTGCCAAACCACCGGGTTAGACCCGTTCCGCAAAGAGATCTACATGATCGGACGCAACTCCAAGGTCACCGAATGGATCGACACCGGTGAAGGCGGGCGGCGCAAGGTTGAGCGATTTGTCACGAAGTACACCATTCAGACCGGGATCGACGGATTCCGCCGCAAGGTCCGCGAGTACGCGCACCGCAACGGCGACACGCTGGCCGTCGAGGGCCCGTTCTACTGCGGCGACGACGGCCAGTGGCGCGAGGTTTGGCCCGGTAGTACCCCTCCGGTGGCCGCGAAGTACATCGTCTTCCGGAACGGCGAACCATTCACCGCAGTAGCGCATTTCGACGAGTTTGTGCAGACCAACAACGTCTACGAGGGCAGCGGGCAGGGCCGCCGGGTTGTGGGACAGGAACCCAACAGTATGTGGGCGAAGATGCCCCGCAACCAGATCGGCAAGTGCGCCGAGGCTGCCGCGTGCCGCCGCGCCTACCCGAATGAATTCGCCGGACTGATCCTCACCGACGCGGCGCAGCCAACCGTGATCGACGGGGAAGTCGTCGAGGAACGCCAAGCCCCGCCTCAGCGTGCAAAGGGCGCTCAGCGTCTACGCGAACGCGCAGCCGAAGCCGCCGCGGAACAGAGTGCGCAAGCGACAGAGACCGCGGGGGAGCTCAGCGCCGACGCCCGCGAGAAGTGGCTCAAGGCGATGTTCGCCGCACTGAACAAAGCCGAATGCACCGACCGCGACGAACAGCTCATCGTCATCGGCGGAATCCTTGGACGAACCGAGCTGTTCGAGCACCGCGATGCCATGACTGACCAGGAACTACGCACCATCGTCAACGCGCTCAACCAATGGGCAAAGGCTGGAACCCTCGAGCATCAGATAACCGAGTACGTCAACGCATGGTCGCTGCGGGAAACCGCTGCCGACGAAGCCGCCAACTCGGACGCTGAACCGGATGGTGAGCAAGGCGAACTCGGTCTCGAAAGTGATCAGAGCTGA
- a CDS encoding YqaJ viral recombinase family protein — translation MTANPTTGILGVYTRRDPQFLQPGSPEWSKTITPSKVAAILGFSRYESAYRLWHRMTGRVDPEPHKDAFDVGHDLEAFAANRWRSRNPGWLLSDGEVQVHIDPGKFGFPCVATVDRRAVRGRSRRVIEFKAARNMTDLELFGDDLTGDCPEDYAAQVMTQMLFTGWTDQPGHLLAVGPYFDERIYEIPFDASTAAWIIAEAQKFWGLLQADEVPDLDNTVHTYSCIRAVNPDINADATTVLDGAEALEYVTAGQEYERAKEVYQGAKNRLMKRMERDKYAEFGGVRIAHRQKSGKNSVALYAAKGVTPEQIRFLNGDNPS, via the coding sequence ATGACCGCGAACCCCACCACCGGAATCCTCGGCGTGTACACGCGACGGGATCCGCAGTTCCTGCAGCCCGGGTCACCGGAGTGGTCGAAGACCATCACACCGTCGAAAGTCGCCGCGATCCTCGGATTCTCCCGCTATGAGTCGGCATACCGCCTGTGGCACCGCATGACTGGCCGCGTCGACCCGGAACCCCACAAGGACGCGTTCGATGTCGGCCACGACCTGGAAGCGTTCGCCGCGAACCGGTGGCGCAGCCGTAATCCCGGCTGGCTGCTGTCCGACGGTGAAGTGCAGGTCCACATCGATCCCGGCAAGTTCGGGTTCCCGTGCGTGGCCACGGTCGACCGGCGCGCGGTGCGGGGCCGGTCGCGGCGCGTCATCGAGTTCAAGGCCGCCCGGAACATGACCGACTTGGAGCTGTTCGGCGACGACCTGACCGGTGACTGCCCGGAAGACTATGCGGCGCAGGTCATGACGCAAATGTTGTTCACCGGCTGGACCGACCAACCAGGTCATCTGTTGGCCGTTGGCCCGTACTTCGACGAGCGGATCTACGAGATTCCGTTCGATGCGAGCACCGCGGCGTGGATCATCGCCGAGGCCCAGAAATTCTGGGGTCTGCTGCAGGCCGACGAGGTACCCGACCTCGATAACACGGTCCACACCTACAGCTGCATTCGCGCGGTGAACCCCGATATCAACGCCGACGCCACCACAGTCCTCGACGGCGCCGAAGCGCTGGAATACGTCACCGCAGGGCAGGAATACGAGCGCGCCAAAGAGGTCTATCAGGGCGCGAAAAACCGGCTGATGAAACGGATGGAACGCGACAAGTACGCCGAGTTCGGTGGCGTCCGGATCGCGCACCGACAGAAATCCGGAAAGAACTCGGTCGCACTCTATGCGGCCAAAGGCGTGACCCCCGAACAAATCCGATTCCTGAACGGAGACAACCCCTCATGA